From a region of the Paucidesulfovibrio longus DSM 6739 genome:
- a CDS encoding protein-tyrosine phosphatase family protein, protein MAENKPAYKLDWVTDHLAVGYAPMSVAQLDSLHEQGVDAILNLCGEFCDLHDIEAGHGFEVYYMPLHDEEAPDLAELEKALEWLDESIYLDKRVLIHCRHGIGRTGTVLNAYLLRRGLGHKLAGRTLRGLRSKPANFDQWWAIRKYGRKSGKLTLREPSLEFKHLVDLAPYFQDYEALVRRAEDLFDYEASESAERKAQGRCGLNHDRCCHTPVRLSLVEAVYVAHKINAQLTSQERLDAIGRAVATAGKERAEQARHEGREVCLAEAGALCPLSVDGQCSIFPYRPLQCRSFELSEEVANELWEDLLAPELDKGSRDLFFSFTSEFPAEAAMFFALPDVVSGRYVQTFFHYMMQKSKKQPA, encoded by the coding sequence ATGGCCGAGAACAAGCCCGCATACAAGCTCGACTGGGTCACGGACCATCTGGCCGTGGGATATGCGCCCATGTCCGTGGCGCAGCTCGACTCCCTGCACGAGCAGGGCGTGGACGCCATTTTGAATCTCTGCGGCGAGTTCTGCGACCTGCACGACATCGAGGCCGGGCACGGCTTCGAGGTCTACTACATGCCCCTGCACGACGAGGAGGCCCCGGACCTGGCCGAGCTGGAAAAAGCCCTGGAATGGCTGGACGAGTCCATCTACCTGGACAAGCGCGTGCTGATCCACTGCCGCCACGGCATCGGCCGCACCGGCACGGTGCTCAACGCCTACCTGCTGCGCCGGGGCCTGGGCCACAAGCTCGCGGGCCGCACCCTGCGGGGGCTGCGCTCCAAGCCGGCCAACTTCGACCAGTGGTGGGCCATCCGCAAGTACGGCCGCAAGAGCGGCAAGCTGACCCTGCGCGAGCCTTCCCTGGAGTTCAAGCATCTCGTGGATCTCGCCCCGTACTTCCAGGACTACGAGGCGCTGGTGCGGCGGGCCGAGGATCTCTTCGACTACGAGGCGTCGGAATCCGCCGAGCGCAAGGCCCAGGGCCGCTGCGGCCTGAACCACGACCGCTGCTGCCATACTCCGGTCCGGCTGAGCCTTGTGGAGGCGGTCTATGTGGCGCACAAGATCAACGCGCAGCTGACCAGCCAGGAGCGGCTCGACGCCATCGGCCGGGCCGTGGCCACCGCGGGCAAGGAGCGCGCCGAACAGGCCCGGCACGAGGGCCGCGAGGTCTGCCTCGCCGAGGCCGGGGCGCTCTGCCCCCTTTCGGTGGACGGGCAGTGCTCCATCTTCCCGTACCGCCCGCTGCAATGCCGCTCGTTCGAGCTTTCCGAGGAGGTCGCGAACGAGCTGTGGGAAGACCTGCTCGCGCCGGAGCTGGACAAAGGCTCCCGCGACCTGTTCTTCTCCTTCACGTCCGAGTTCCCGGCGGAGGCGGCCATGTTCTTCGCCCTGCCGGACGTGGTCTCCGGCCGCTACGTCCAGACCTTCTTCCATTACATGATGCAAAAGAGCAAGAAACAGCCCGCATGA
- a CDS encoding phosphoadenosine phosphosulfate reductase family protein, whose protein sequence is MTSARPLSEKIDAALNLLNGLCRAHGPQRVAVAWTGGKDSTVALDLWRRTLAGCGAGAAARVLSVDTGLKFPEVVAFRDRWAREWKLDLTVARPEMELRGYAVAVDKVACCRDLKVLPLQRVVREQGLAVLISGLRSDEHPSRAARAALEPREAGQGCVYAQCNPLLDWSEMEIWAYLTGRNLPFCELYAQGYRSLGCVPCTSRSGRGERSGRAADKEAQLDTLRSLGYF, encoded by the coding sequence ATGACGTCGGCACGCCCCCTTTCCGAAAAGATCGACGCGGCCCTGAACCTTCTGAACGGGCTTTGCCGCGCGCATGGGCCGCAGCGGGTGGCCGTGGCCTGGACCGGGGGCAAGGATTCCACCGTGGCCCTGGATCTCTGGCGGCGGACGCTCGCCGGGTGCGGCGCTGGTGCGGCCGCGCGCGTCCTTTCCGTGGATACCGGGCTGAAGTTTCCGGAGGTGGTCGCGTTCCGGGACCGCTGGGCGCGGGAGTGGAAACTGGATCTGACCGTGGCCCGGCCGGAAATGGAGCTGCGGGGCTATGCCGTGGCCGTGGACAAGGTGGCCTGCTGCCGCGACCTCAAGGTGCTGCCTCTGCAACGGGTCGTGCGGGAGCAGGGGCTGGCCGTTCTGATTTCCGGATTGCGGAGCGACGAGCATCCCAGCCGGGCCGCGCGCGCGGCCCTGGAGCCGCGCGAGGCGGGGCAAGGATGCGTCTATGCGCAGTGCAATCCGCTCCTGGACTGGAGCGAGATGGAAATCTGGGCCTACCTGACCGGCCGGAACCTGCCTTTCTGCGAGCTGTACGCCCAGGGCTACCGCTCCCTGGGCTGCGTGCCCTGCACCTCGCGTTCGGGCCGGGGCGAACGCTCTGGCCGCGCCGCGGACAAGGAAGCCCAGCTCGATACCCTGCGTTCGCTGGGGTACTTCTAG
- the xseA gene encoding exodeoxyribonuclease VII large subunit, with amino-acid sequence MPTILTVAELTRAVKDVLETEFPFVWVRGQVANVSRPASGHLYFTLTDGDCVLGVVWFKSAQWKRGEDGGAVNPATGEVLEAGAGESAPRLEEGREVLCAGRLNVYERRGVYQLVAELVQEEGVGDLHMAFEALKRDLEARGWFDPSRKKPLPRHPWRVAVVTSPRGAAVRDFLRLAGERGWGAEIRIHPTLVQGEQAPAQIAEALARVKADGWAEVAVLVRGGGSLEDLWAFNTEEVAAAIVGMYIPVVTGVGHEPDVSIADYVADRRAATPSHAAELLWPRRSSLVQEVDGLEMRLGRAFGALLTARDERLAGLRKALAWLSPAQRLERLSQGFEQAGRRLDQAGERFFKLRGERLRAVALRLERAQGDQRLRERGRPLRETVLRLERAAEGLLAQRSRERDVLQARLAALDPEKPLERGYSLVRMQKDGRFLRSWREVAPGDRLEIRVRDGVVLAEAEQAGPEQKKDTGGE; translated from the coding sequence ATGCCCACGATACTCACCGTTGCCGAGCTGACCCGCGCCGTCAAGGACGTCCTGGAGACGGAATTCCCGTTCGTCTGGGTGCGCGGACAGGTGGCCAACGTCTCGCGCCCGGCCAGCGGGCATCTCTACTTCACCCTGACGGACGGCGACTGCGTGCTCGGCGTGGTCTGGTTCAAGTCCGCCCAGTGGAAGCGCGGGGAGGACGGCGGCGCCGTGAACCCGGCCACGGGCGAGGTGCTGGAGGCGGGTGCGGGCGAGAGCGCGCCCCGGCTGGAGGAGGGCCGCGAGGTGCTCTGCGCCGGGCGGCTCAACGTCTACGAGCGGCGCGGCGTGTACCAGCTCGTGGCGGAACTGGTCCAGGAAGAGGGCGTGGGCGATCTGCACATGGCCTTCGAGGCGCTCAAGCGCGACCTGGAGGCGCGGGGCTGGTTCGATCCTTCCCGCAAGAAGCCGCTGCCGCGCCACCCCTGGCGCGTGGCCGTGGTCACGTCGCCTCGCGGCGCGGCCGTGCGCGATTTTCTCCGCCTTGCGGGCGAGCGCGGCTGGGGCGCGGAAATCCGCATCCACCCGACCCTCGTGCAGGGCGAGCAGGCTCCGGCCCAGATCGCCGAGGCCCTGGCCCGCGTCAAGGCGGACGGCTGGGCCGAAGTCGCGGTCCTGGTGCGCGGGGGCGGCTCCCTGGAGGATCTCTGGGCCTTCAACACCGAAGAGGTGGCCGCCGCCATCGTGGGCATGTACATTCCCGTGGTCACGGGCGTGGGCCACGAGCCGGACGTGAGCATCGCGGACTACGTGGCCGACCGCCGGGCCGCCACGCCGAGCCATGCGGCGGAATTGCTCTGGCCCCGGCGCAGCAGCCTCGTCCAGGAGGTGGACGGGCTGGAGATGCGCCTTGGCCGGGCCTTCGGAGCGCTCCTGACCGCGCGGGACGAACGGCTGGCCGGGCTGCGAAAGGCCCTGGCCTGGCTTTCTCCGGCGCAGCGTCTGGAGCGGCTGTCCCAGGGATTCGAGCAGGCCGGGCGGCGTCTGGATCAGGCCGGGGAACGTTTTTTCAAGCTGCGCGGGGAACGGCTGCGCGCCGTGGCCCTGCGCCTGGAGCGCGCCCAGGGCGACCAGCGGCTGCGCGAGCGCGGGCGGCCCCTGCGGGAGACGGTCCTGCGGCTGGAACGCGCGGCCGAAGGGCTGCTCGCCCAGCGGAGCCGCGAGCGGGACGTGCTCCAGGCGCGGCTGGCGGCCCTGGACCCGGAAAAGCCCCTGGAACGGGGCTACAGCCTGGTGCGGATGCAAAAGGACGGACGGTTTCTGCGTTCCTGGCGCGAGGTCGCGCCTGGGGACCGGCTGGAAATCCGCGTACGCGACGGCGTGGTCCTGGCCGAGGCCGAACAGGCCGGACCAGAACAGAAAAAGGACACGGGCGGCGAGTGA
- a CDS encoding M23 family metallopeptidase, translating into MRHFLKSLLFLLVALALPVWAGAAEEPVPAADTAQTPAPASAAAQEEIFVLAHPTDVALGQPFAVRLTSSRPLDQVEVRWQGKTVHPSVGVWNGKYVALALLGTDVLHSKPGMQELEVSARVDGEVREFKRPVAVKSKKYPEQRLTLEQKMVTAPSTEGARIAQDRKHVAAALATMSPERRWALPMLSPVPGIVTSQYGYRRILNGQPKNPHRGLDMRAALGEPVHACADGVVVLAEEHYYAGNSVYVDHGNGVVSMYFHLSKLKVTVGQTVQRGDVVGLAGATGRATGPHLHFGVAVQGLMVDPQTLVSSDADALLE; encoded by the coding sequence GTGCGACATTTTTTGAAATCGCTGTTGTTCCTGCTTGTTGCGCTGGCGCTGCCCGTCTGGGCGGGAGCCGCGGAAGAGCCCGTCCCGGCTGCCGACACGGCCCAGACCCCGGCCCCGGCTTCGGCCGCCGCGCAGGAAGAGATTTTCGTCCTGGCCCATCCGACCGACGTGGCCCTGGGCCAGCCCTTTGCCGTGCGCCTGACGTCCAGCCGCCCCCTGGACCAGGTCGAGGTCCGCTGGCAGGGCAAGACCGTGCATCCCTCGGTGGGCGTCTGGAACGGCAAGTACGTGGCCCTGGCCCTGCTCGGCACGGACGTGCTGCATTCCAAGCCGGGCATGCAGGAGCTCGAGGTTTCGGCGCGGGTGGACGGCGAGGTGCGCGAATTCAAGCGGCCCGTGGCCGTGAAGAGCAAGAAATATCCGGAACAGCGCCTGACCCTGGAGCAGAAGATGGTCACGGCGCCGTCCACGGAGGGCGCGCGTATCGCCCAGGACCGCAAGCACGTGGCCGCGGCCCTGGCGACCATGAGCCCGGAGCGGCGCTGGGCCTTGCCCATGCTCAGCCCCGTGCCCGGCATCGTCACCAGCCAATACGGCTACCGGCGCATCCTCAACGGCCAGCCCAAGAACCCGCACCGGGGGCTGGACATGCGCGCCGCCCTGGGCGAGCCCGTGCACGCCTGCGCGGACGGCGTCGTCGTGCTCGCGGAGGAGCACTACTACGCGGGCAATAGCGTCTACGTCGATCACGGCAACGGGGTGGTCTCCATGTACTTTCATCTTTCCAAGCTAAAGGTTACTGTGGGCCAAACCGTGCAGCGCGGCGACGTGGTCGGGCTGGCCGGGGCCACGGGCCGGGCCACCGGGCCGCATCTGCACTTCGGCGTGGCCGTGCAGGGACTCATGGTGGATCCGCAGACCCTGGTTTCGTCCGACGCGGACGCGCTGCTGGAATAG
- the xseB gene encoding exodeoxyribonuclease VII small subunit, with protein sequence MAKAKATYEDKLARLTAIVEELEQGDAALERGVELYKEGLALARDCSARLEAARNEVRLVGRELLTTFDENADSGDGE encoded by the coding sequence ATGGCGAAAGCGAAAGCGACCTACGAAGACAAGCTCGCAAGGCTCACGGCCATTGTCGAGGAGCTGGAACAAGGCGACGCCGCGCTGGAACGCGGGGTGGAGCTTTACAAGGAAGGGCTGGCCCTGGCGCGCGACTGCTCGGCGCGGCTGGAAGCGGCCCGCAACGAGGTCCGGCTGGTGGGGCGGGAGCTTCTGACGACTTTCGACGAAAACGCGGACAGCGGGGACGGCGAATGA
- a CDS encoding polyprenyl synthetase family protein, which translates to MSKQNGIKDKLAARAREVDGFLCGCLEGRGFPARLRESMEYSLMAGGKRLRPVLLLSFVRLLGGDADAALPFAASLEMIHTYSLIHDDLPAMDDDDLRRGRPSNHKRFDEATAILAGDGLLTESFGFMLDAALERGLPSTVVLQAMRMMVRSAGCEGMVGGQALDMQMTGGKDTGLDELRAMHAMKTGALLTASCACGAILAGAPLEDLRRATAYGKEIGVAFQIVDDVLDVVGDEASLGKPVGSDEANGKITYPSLVGLDRSRAMAGDHIAEALRQLEPYAGPEREFLEELARYIVERVQ; encoded by the coding sequence ATGAGCAAGCAGAACGGCATCAAGGACAAGCTGGCCGCGCGGGCCAGGGAAGTGGACGGATTCCTTTGCGGATGCCTGGAGGGGCGCGGCTTTCCGGCGCGTCTGCGGGAATCTATGGAATACAGCCTCATGGCGGGCGGCAAGCGGCTGCGGCCCGTGCTGCTGCTTTCCTTCGTGCGCCTGCTGGGCGGGGACGCGGACGCTGCCTTGCCCTTTGCGGCCAGCCTGGAAATGATCCACACCTACTCGCTGATCCACGACGACCTGCCCGCCATGGACGACGACGACCTGCGGCGCGGACGGCCCTCGAACCACAAGCGCTTCGACGAGGCCACGGCCATTCTCGCCGGGGACGGCCTGCTCACGGAGTCCTTCGGCTTCATGCTCGACGCGGCCCTGGAACGGGGCCTGCCTTCCACGGTCGTGCTCCAGGCCATGCGCATGATGGTCCGTTCCGCAGGCTGCGAAGGCATGGTCGGCGGGCAGGCGCTGGACATGCAGATGACCGGCGGGAAGGACACGGGGCTGGACGAGCTGCGCGCCATGCACGCCATGAAGACCGGGGCGCTGCTCACGGCTTCCTGCGCCTGCGGCGCGATCCTCGCGGGCGCGCCCCTGGAGGATCTGCGCCGGGCAACGGCCTACGGCAAGGAAATCGGCGTGGCCTTCCAAATCGTGGACGACGTGCTCGACGTGGTCGGGGACGAGGCCAGCCTGGGCAAGCCCGTGGGCAGCGACGAGGCCAACGGCAAGATCACCTATCCGAGCCTCGTGGGCCTGGACCGCAGCCGCGCCATGGCCGGGGACCACATTGCCGAGGCCCTGCGCCAGTTGGAGCCCTATGCCGGGCCGGAACGCGAATTTCTAGAGGAGCTGGCCCGTTACATCGTCGAACGGGTCCAGTGA
- the dxs gene encoding 1-deoxy-D-xylulose-5-phosphate synthase gives MSHFKNLKLLPGVKRPSDVRRLSLSELDVMAAELREVIISQVSQSGGHLAPNLGTVELTLALFRAFDFEKDKIVWDVGHQAYAHKILSGRLERFHTLRQFGGISGFPRMAESPYDHFGVGHSSTSISAGLGIATARDLAGEDYNVVSVIGDGSLTAGLAFEGLNQAGDLERPFIVVLNDNEMSISTNVGALSRFLSRTVSAPMFVRWKDYVERRIKDIPRIGDELHHWAKRGKDSVKSFFTPGMLFEAFRFNYVGPIDGHDIGALVDTFEQVQRINTPVLVHVMTKKGKGYKPAEDNPTYFHGVGRFMPETGLAPKPAPGGWASYTEVFGATLCALAQKDEKIVTITAAMPEGTGTDCFRSRFPERFVDVGICEQHAVTFAAGLATRGFKPAVSIYSTFLQRSYDQIVHDVCLQNLNVKFFMDRGGLVGADGATHHGAFDLSFLRHIPNMVLMAPKDENELARMMATAFAVQGPVAVRYPRGTGAGVAVEPEMRPLELGRGELERDGRDGLIVALGSRVYPSLEAALELAENGGPDMAVFNARFVKPLPVEQLLELAARFKRIVIVEENAAQGGFSSAVLEALADNDMLDGLRIKRLALPDHFVEHGTQKELRAMLGIDKNGIKKAAQEITA, from the coding sequence ATGAGCCATTTCAAGAATCTCAAGCTGTTGCCGGGCGTGAAACGTCCGTCGGACGTGCGCCGGCTTTCCCTGTCCGAGCTGGACGTCATGGCCGCCGAGCTTCGGGAGGTGATCATCTCCCAGGTTTCCCAGTCCGGCGGCCACCTCGCCCCGAACCTGGGCACCGTGGAGCTGACCCTGGCGCTTTTCCGGGCCTTTGATTTCGAGAAAGACAAGATCGTCTGGGACGTGGGCCATCAGGCCTACGCCCACAAGATCCTCTCCGGCAGGCTGGAGCGGTTCCACACCCTGCGCCAGTTCGGCGGCATCAGCGGGTTTCCGCGCATGGCCGAAAGCCCCTACGACCATTTCGGGGTCGGCCATTCCTCCACGTCCATCTCCGCAGGCCTGGGCATCGCCACGGCGCGCGACCTCGCAGGGGAGGACTACAACGTCGTCTCGGTCATCGGGGACGGCTCCCTCACGGCCGGGCTGGCCTTCGAGGGCCTGAACCAGGCGGGCGACCTGGAGCGCCCCTTCATCGTGGTGCTCAACGACAACGAGATGTCCATCTCCACCAACGTGGGCGCGCTCTCGCGCTTCCTCTCGCGCACGGTCTCGGCCCCTATGTTCGTGCGCTGGAAGGACTACGTGGAGCGGCGCATCAAGGACATTCCGCGCATCGGCGACGAGCTGCACCACTGGGCCAAGCGCGGCAAGGACTCGGTCAAGAGCTTCTTCACGCCGGGCATGCTCTTCGAGGCCTTCCGCTTCAACTACGTCGGCCCCATCGACGGGCACGACATCGGCGCGCTCGTGGACACCTTCGAGCAGGTCCAGCGCATCAACACGCCCGTGCTGGTGCACGTGATGACCAAGAAGGGCAAGGGCTACAAGCCCGCCGAGGACAACCCGACCTATTTCCACGGCGTGGGCCGGTTCATGCCCGAAACAGGGCTCGCCCCCAAGCCCGCGCCCGGCGGCTGGGCCTCCTACACGGAGGTCTTCGGCGCGACGCTCTGCGCCCTGGCCCAGAAGGACGAGAAGATCGTGACCATCACGGCGGCCATGCCCGAAGGCACGGGCACGGACTGCTTCCGCAGCCGCTTTCCGGAACGGTTCGTGGATGTGGGCATCTGCGAGCAGCACGCCGTGACCTTTGCCGCGGGCCTGGCCACGCGCGGGTTCAAGCCCGCCGTGTCCATCTATTCCACCTTCCTTCAGCGCTCCTACGACCAGATCGTGCACGACGTCTGCCTCCAGAACCTGAACGTGAAGTTCTTCATGGACCGGGGCGGGCTCGTGGGCGCGGACGGCGCCACCCACCACGGGGCCTTCGACCTCTCCTTCCTGCGGCACATCCCGAACATGGTGCTCATGGCCCCCAAGGACGAGAACGAACTGGCCCGGATGATGGCCACGGCCTTTGCCGTGCAGGGGCCGGTGGCCGTGCGCTACCCGCGCGGCACCGGAGCGGGCGTTGCCGTCGAGCCGGAGATGCGGCCCCTGGAGCTGGGACGCGGAGAACTGGAACGCGACGGCAGGGACGGCCTGATCGTGGCCCTCGGCTCGCGCGTCTACCCCTCGCTGGAAGCGGCCTTGGAGCTGGCCGAGAACGGCGGGCCGGACATGGCCGTGTTCAACGCCCGCTTCGTCAAGCCGCTGCCCGTGGAGCAGCTTCTCGAGCTGGCCGCGCGCTTCAAGCGCATCGTCATCGTGGAAGAGAACGCGGCCCAGGGCGGCTTCTCCTCGGCCGTGCTCGAAGCCCTGGCCGACAACGACATGCTGGACGGCCTGCGCATCAAGCGGCTGGCCCTGCCCGATCATTTCGTGGAGCACGGAACCCAGAAGGAACTGCGCGCCATGCTCGGCATCGACAAGAACGGCATCAAGAAGGCCGCGCAGGAAATCACCGCGTGA
- a CDS encoding YchJ family protein — translation MSNCACGSGKALAECCGPYIEGAADAPTAEALMRSRYTAYATGKLEYLRDTLLPEEREQFDIDSARKWSESAQWDGLEIVATEDGGESDEAGKVDFIARYTQSGMRQAHRELGTFRKLEGKWIYVDGEVRGEPQRRAEPKVGRNEPCPCGSGKKYKKCCGK, via the coding sequence ATGAGCAATTGCGCCTGCGGAAGCGGCAAAGCCCTTGCCGAATGCTGCGGACCCTACATCGAAGGCGCTGCCGACGCCCCCACGGCCGAGGCCCTGATGCGCTCCCGGTACACGGCCTACGCCACGGGAAAGCTCGAATACCTGCGCGACACCCTGCTGCCCGAAGAGCGGGAACAGTTCGACATCGACTCGGCCCGGAAATGGTCCGAAAGCGCACAGTGGGACGGCCTTGAGATCGTGGCCACCGAAGACGGCGGCGAGAGCGACGAGGCCGGGAAGGTGGATTTCATCGCCCGCTACACCCAGTCCGGCATGCGCCAGGCCCACCGCGAGCTGGGCACCTTCCGCAAGCTGGAAGGCAAGTGGATCTACGTGGACGGCGAGGTGCGCGGCGAGCCCCAGCGCCGGGCCGAGCCCAAGGTCGGCCGCAACGAGCCCTGCCCCTGCGGCAGCGGCAAAAAGTACAAGAAGTGCTGCGGAAAGTAG
- the arfB gene encoding alternative ribosome rescue aminoacyl-tRNA hydrolase ArfB: MLYVSEGLSIPLKEIRISAVRSSGPGGQHVNTTATKAVLRFDLERSGALTPFQKMILKGKLRRRIGKDGCLTLSCQVHRSFEQNREEVLRRFARLVDEALTPVLERIRPRVPGGQRRKRVEAKKRRASIKKTRGPVRGEDH, from the coding sequence ATGCTGTACGTTTCCGAAGGGCTCTCCATTCCTCTCAAGGAGATCAGGATATCGGCGGTGCGCTCGTCCGGGCCGGGAGGCCAGCACGTGAACACCACGGCCACCAAGGCGGTGCTGCGTTTCGACCTGGAGCGCAGCGGCGCCTTGACCCCGTTTCAGAAAATGATCCTGAAGGGCAAGCTGCGCAGGCGCATCGGCAAGGACGGTTGCCTGACCCTGAGCTGCCAGGTGCACCGCAGCTTCGAACAGAACCGCGAGGAAGTGCTGCGCCGTTTCGCACGCCTTGTGGACGAGGCCCTGACCCCGGTGCTGGAGCGAATCCGGCCCCGCGTCCCCGGCGGCCAGCGCCGCAAGCGGGTGGAAGCCAAGAAACGCCGCGCCTCCATCAAGAAGACGCGCGGCCCCGTGCGCGGCGAGGACCATTGA
- a CDS encoding DUF6125 family protein: MAPEFDLFLLEDMDKYQVREYVSTLLWQIRICDAFWFLNVEQRHGLAEAEKINELVWDKVGALAARDIVERFGPFEDSPRGFWEAYEYLCWSPMVEYQVEEEEDALTVTVRSCPAQAGRRKHGLGPYACREMHGGEYRRFAELAAPSVRVECVHAPPDDTERDYDCRWRFAARKSGD, from the coding sequence ATGGCGCCTGAGTTCGATCTCTTTCTTCTGGAGGACATGGACAAGTACCAGGTCCGCGAATACGTCTCGACCCTGCTCTGGCAGATCCGCATCTGCGACGCCTTCTGGTTCCTGAACGTGGAGCAGCGCCACGGCCTGGCCGAGGCCGAGAAGATCAACGAGCTGGTCTGGGACAAGGTCGGCGCTCTGGCCGCGCGCGACATCGTGGAACGGTTCGGCCCGTTCGAGGACTCGCCTCGCGGCTTCTGGGAAGCCTACGAATATCTTTGCTGGTCGCCCATGGTCGAGTATCAGGTCGAGGAAGAGGAGGACGCGCTCACGGTCACGGTGCGTTCCTGCCCGGCCCAGGCGGGCCGCCGCAAGCACGGCCTGGGACCGTATGCCTGCCGGGAGATGCACGGCGGGGAATACCGCCGCTTCGCCGAGCTGGCCGCGCCTTCCGTGCGGGTGGAATGCGTGCATGCGCCCCCGGACGACACGGAGCGCGACTACGACTGCCGCTGGCGGTTCGCGGCCCGCAAATCCGGGGACTAG
- a CDS encoding sugar phosphate isomerase/epimerase family protein produces the protein MNSSSPTLPGLPLDRFFVKLPYSRLIKGALELFVQRGMRPEICFDAAQAEQLEPSDLRPAAEALAKRGLPCTVHAPFLGLNFGSQDERERSRARTALERTLRLCETLRPVCVVVHGGQPEYMTDAQYAAWNERALPLMDWTARTARDQGTRIMLENICHERPGQLAPLLEALDGKAGWCLDAGHMHVFGRTPPEDWVRRLGARLGQMHLHDNDGTADQHKGVGQGRIDFARLFDALLRSHPDTPRPVVTLEVNFERDVETSLKTLGPVWPWDRG, from the coding sequence ATGAATTCTTCCTCCCCCACCCTTCCCGGACTTCCCCTGGACCGTTTCTTCGTCAAGCTCCCCTACTCCCGGTTGATCAAGGGAGCGCTGGAACTCTTCGTCCAGCGCGGCATGCGGCCGGAAATATGCTTCGACGCCGCCCAGGCCGAGCAGCTCGAACCTTCCGACCTGCGCCCCGCAGCCGAGGCCCTGGCAAAACGCGGACTGCCCTGCACGGTGCACGCGCCCTTTCTCGGCCTGAACTTCGGATCGCAGGACGAACGCGAGCGCAGCCGGGCCCGCACGGCCCTGGAGCGGACCCTGCGGCTCTGCGAAACGCTGCGGCCCGTCTGCGTGGTGGTCCACGGCGGGCAGCCCGAATACATGACGGATGCGCAGTACGCGGCCTGGAACGAGCGGGCGCTGCCGCTGATGGATTGGACGGCCCGGACCGCGCGGGACCAGGGTACGAGGATCATGCTGGAGAACATCTGCCACGAACGCCCCGGCCAGCTCGCCCCGCTCCTCGAGGCGCTGGACGGCAAGGCGGGCTGGTGCCTGGACGCCGGACACATGCACGTCTTCGGCAGGACGCCGCCGGAGGACTGGGTGCGGCGGCTGGGCGCGCGCCTGGGCCAGATGCACCTGCACGACAACGACGGCACGGCGGACCAGCACAAGGGAGTGGGCCAGGGGCGCATCGATTTCGCCCGGCTCTTCGACGCGCTGCTGCGCAGCCATCCGGACACGCCGCGTCCCGTGGTCACCCTGGAAGTGAATTTCGAGAGGGATGTGGAAACGAGCCTGAAGACGCTCGGCCCGGTCTGGCCCTGGGACCGGGGCTAG
- a CDS encoding MlaA family lipoprotein has translation MSSRVRLTMPSPSPVRPRPGLLRAALLLAVLLCAGCAARVQVPELAPGPAAQSGTQDRAPFRTPVSHVVSEQAAQHPTRDSFLYVPDPLERMNRAIYEFNANFDEAVFLPLVRSYEFVLPQGVRDGVSNAIDNLNEVPTLLNCLLQGKLRKSGVTLGRFVMNSTLGVAGFLDPASDMGIARQDEDFGQTLGVWGMGKGPYVVLPVYGPSNARDTLGTAVDMVFSYYEMEMIYDAADAGDRNPVRQANTVVRAVDKRARMPFRYHSTGTPFEYDFLRFLYSKKRDLDVEK, from the coding sequence GTGTCTAGCCGCGTCCGCCTGACCATGCCCAGCCCTTCCCCGGTCCGGCCCCGGCCCGGCCTGCTCCGTGCGGCGCTGCTCCTGGCGGTCCTTCTGTGCGCGGGCTGCGCCGCGCGGGTCCAGGTTCCGGAGCTGGCTCCCGGCCCGGCCGCGCAGAGCGGAACACAAGACCGCGCCCCCTTCCGCACGCCCGTTTCCCACGTGGTTTCGGAGCAGGCCGCGCAGCATCCAACGCGGGATTCCTTCCTCTACGTTCCCGACCCCCTGGAACGGATGAACCGGGCCATCTACGAATTCAACGCGAACTTCGACGAAGCCGTGTTCCTGCCCCTGGTGCGCAGCTACGAATTCGTGCTGCCCCAGGGCGTGCGCGACGGCGTATCCAACGCCATCGACAACCTCAACGAGGTGCCGACCCTGCTGAACTGCCTGCTCCAGGGCAAGCTGCGCAAGAGCGGCGTCACCCTGGGACGCTTCGTGATGAACTCCACCCTGGGGGTCGCCGGCTTCCTGGACCCGGCCTCGGACATGGGCATTGCCCGCCAGGACGAAGACTTCGGCCAGACCCTCGGCGTCTGGGGCATGGGCAAGGGGCCATACGTGGTCCTGCCGGTGTACGGCCCGTCCAACGCGCGCGATACCCTCGGAACCGCCGTGGACATGGTCTTCAGCTATTACGAGATGGAGATGATCTACGACGCCGCGGACGCGGGCGACCGCAACCCCGTGCGCCAGGCGAACACCGTGGTCCGCGCCGTGGACAAGCGCGCGCGGATGCCCTTCCGCTACCACAGCACGGGCACGCCCTTCGAGTACGATTTCCTGCGCTTCCTCTACTCCAAGAAACGCGACCTGGACGTGGAGAAATAG